The following are encoded in a window of Halorarum salinum genomic DNA:
- a CDS encoding DHH family phosphoesterase yields the protein MNDSPAGGSGDDRDDSSPVVHDLSSGCTLSDVEVGERYHATVNGVVDYGVFVDVSEALSGLVHESNMNGESFSVGDELIVVLEEVKENGDVSFALADPDDYETVAVDHEPEITAVAALQVGRDVTVEGEVVQIKQTGGPTIFHVGDRTGIVAAAAFEEAGVRAHPGIGIGDLVRVSGGVEEHEGSLQLEAERLAPLEGEAADAARERLDEAFAERAEPASVEPLVEWDAFEKLRGDLEEVARLLRRTVLEGRPIRIRHHADGDGMCAAIPVQVALENFIRSVHADSDAALHHLKRLPSKAPFYEMEDVTRDLNFALEGRSRHGQKLPFLLMLDNGSTEEDVPAYKNLAHYDMPIAVVDHHHPDPEAVEDLLDAHVNPYLHDEDYRITTGMMCVELARMIDPDVTDDLRHVPAVAGLSDRSKAEVMTDYVDLAESVGYDREELEDVGEALDYAAHWLRYSEGKTLVNDVLNVGCEDERRHEELVAFLADRAARDVDRQLEAVEPHVEHETLDSGAHLYRVDLERFAHRFTYPAPGKTTGELHDRKVREHGEPVITIGYGPDFAVLRSDGVRLDIPQMVTELNEEVVGGGVSGGGHLVVGSIKFVKGRRGDVLDSLVGKMGEADIDEELSTTVTIGE from the coding sequence ATGAACGATTCACCCGCCGGGGGTTCCGGCGATGACCGGGACGATTCGAGTCCCGTCGTCCACGACCTCTCGTCCGGCTGTACGCTCTCGGACGTCGAGGTCGGCGAACGCTACCACGCGACCGTGAACGGGGTCGTCGACTACGGCGTCTTCGTCGACGTCTCCGAGGCGCTCTCGGGGCTGGTCCACGAGTCGAACATGAACGGCGAATCCTTCTCGGTCGGCGACGAACTGATCGTCGTCCTCGAGGAGGTGAAGGAGAACGGCGACGTCTCCTTCGCGCTGGCCGACCCCGACGACTACGAGACGGTGGCCGTCGACCACGAGCCCGAGATCACCGCGGTCGCCGCCCTGCAGGTGGGTCGCGACGTGACCGTCGAGGGCGAGGTCGTCCAGATCAAACAGACCGGCGGCCCGACGATCTTCCACGTCGGCGACCGGACCGGCATCGTCGCCGCCGCCGCGTTCGAGGAGGCCGGCGTCCGCGCGCACCCCGGGATCGGGATCGGCGACCTCGTCCGCGTCTCGGGCGGCGTCGAGGAGCACGAGGGGTCGCTCCAGCTCGAGGCCGAGCGTCTCGCACCCCTCGAGGGCGAGGCGGCCGACGCGGCCCGCGAGCGGCTGGACGAGGCGTTCGCGGAGCGGGCCGAGCCGGCGTCGGTCGAACCGCTCGTCGAGTGGGACGCCTTCGAGAAGCTCCGCGGCGACCTCGAGGAGGTCGCGCGACTCCTCCGGCGGACCGTCCTCGAGGGGCGGCCGATCCGGATCCGCCACCACGCCGACGGCGACGGGATGTGTGCCGCGATCCCCGTCCAGGTCGCGCTCGAGAACTTCATCCGCTCGGTGCACGCGGACTCGGACGCGGCGCTCCACCACCTGAAGCGCCTGCCGAGCAAGGCGCCGTTCTACGAGATGGAGGACGTCACGCGCGACCTGAACTTCGCGCTCGAGGGTCGCTCGCGCCACGGGCAGAAGCTCCCGTTCCTGCTCATGCTCGACAACGGGTCGACCGAGGAGGACGTCCCCGCCTACAAGAACCTGGCCCACTACGACATGCCCATCGCGGTCGTCGACCACCACCACCCGGACCCGGAGGCGGTCGAGGACCTGCTCGACGCCCACGTGAACCCGTACCTCCACGACGAGGACTACCGCATCACGACCGGGATGATGTGCGTCGAACTCGCCCGGATGATCGACCCGGACGTGACGGACGACCTCCGTCACGTGCCCGCCGTCGCCGGGCTCTCGGACCGCTCCAAGGCCGAGGTCATGACGGATTACGTCGATCTCGCCGAGTCCGTCGGCTACGACCGCGAGGAGCTGGAGGACGTGGGCGAGGCGCTCGACTACGCCGCCCACTGGCTCCGCTACAGCGAGGGGAAGACCCTGGTGAACGACGTGCTGAACGTCGGCTGCGAGGACGAGCGGCGACACGAGGAGCTGGTCGCGTTCCTCGCCGACCGGGCCGCCCGCGACGTGGACCGACAGCTCGAGGCCGTCGAACCCCACGTCGAACACGAGACGCTCGACTCCGGCGCCCACCTCTACCGGGTCGACCTCGAACGGTTCGCCCACCGCTTCACCTACCCCGCGCCGGGCAAGACGACGGGTGAACTCCACGACCGGAAGGTCCGCGAACACGGCGAGCCGGTCATCACCATCGGCTACGGCCCCGACTTCGCGGTCCTTCGCTCGGACGGCGTCCGACTCGACATCCCGCAGATGGTCACGGAACTGAACGAGGAGGTCGTCGGCGGGGGCGTCTCCGGCGGCGGTCACCTCGTCGTCGGCTCCATCAAGTTCGTGAAGGGGCGCCGCGGGGACGTCCTCGACTCGCTCGTCGGGAAGATGGGCGAGGCCGACATCGACGAGGAGCTCTCGACGACGGTCACCATCGGCGAGTAG
- a CDS encoding Mov34/MPN/PAD-1 family protein, producing MRLFRSGEVLGIAAETLEFALEAAGETHPNEYMGFLRGTDAAELNLAREGTVITDVLVIPGTTSSPESATVRENLVPNGSNAVGSIHSHPNGVLRPSNQDLSTFHSGDVHVIMGAPYDRDCWRAFDSEGEPRELDVLDVALPSDEEFFDFDQSDIDAELYE from the coding sequence ATGCGACTGTTCCGGTCGGGCGAGGTGCTCGGCATCGCCGCCGAGACGCTCGAGTTCGCGCTGGAGGCGGCCGGCGAGACCCATCCGAACGAGTACATGGGGTTCCTCCGGGGAACCGACGCCGCCGAACTGAACCTCGCGCGGGAGGGAACGGTCATCACGGACGTGCTCGTCATCCCCGGCACGACCTCCTCGCCGGAGAGCGCGACGGTCCGCGAGAACCTCGTCCCGAACGGTTCGAACGCCGTCGGCTCCATCCACTCGCACCCGAACGGCGTGTTGCGGCCATCGAACCAGGACCTCTCGACGTTCCACTCCGGCGACGTCCACGTCATCATGGGCGCGCCGTACGACCGCGACTGCTGGCGGGCGTTCGACTCCGAGGGGGAGCCACGCGAACTCGACGTGCTCGACGTCGCGTTGCCCTCGGACGAGGAGTTCTTCGACTTCGATCAGTCCGACATCGACGCGGAGCTGTACGAATGA